One window from the genome of Eleginops maclovinus isolate JMC-PN-2008 ecotype Puerto Natales chromosome 15, JC_Emac_rtc_rv5, whole genome shotgun sequence encodes:
- the zgc:112001 gene encoding ankyrin repeat domain-containing protein 9: MASVTVTSAAQSPGKNCKSFSLLFYRAVRDLKPVWMLEEIRTMQTFYQEDASQRTYTTSEALLYAIVHDHQAYAKYLLSRYTDQALAKPGERFCCCPSSAPHLAMAVRYDRRYILGLILQETHRIPSATAYTDRDGCFHMEDGRTPLHLACELLRPEAVIMLLGNGAAPQAPDHNGLTPLDVILEKLREGKEASCGEGRQCLDNLLMFIPKVHFKMQGALSREAERWSEVLGEETLGYLSGRSPAPLLLTAMQTILRQLSPSTFPDSLHQLPIPSSLKPPGLPEGQLDNKRDM; the protein is encoded by the coding sequence ATGGCCTCTGTAACTGTCACCTCGGCGGCTCAGAGCCCCGGGAAGAACTGCAAGTCCTTCTCGCTGCTCTTCTACCGGGCTGTGCGGGACCTGAAGCCGGTGTGGATGCTGGAAGAAATACGGACGATGCAGACCTTTTACCAGGAGGACGCCAGCCAGAGGACTTATACCACTTCGGAGGCGTTGCTATACGCTATAGTTCACGACCACCAGGCGTACGCCAAATACCTGCTCAGCCGGTACACTGACCAAGCGCTAGCTAAGCCCGGGGAGCGCTTCTGCTGCTGTCCGTCCTCTGCCCCGCACCTGGCCATGGCTGTCCGCTACGACAGGCGCTACATTCTCGGCCTCATCTTACAGGAGACACACCGGATACCCAGCGCTACAGCCTACACAGACAGAGACGGGTGTTTTCACATGGAGGACGGTAGGACCCCTTTACATCTGGCCTGCGAGCTCCTGCGGCCGGAGGCGGTCATCATGCTGCTGGGGAACGGAGCGGCCCCTCAAGCCCCGGACCACAACGGCCTGACCCCGCTGGATGTCATTCTGGAGAAACTCAGGGAGGGTAAGGAGGCGAGCTGCGGGGAGGGGAGGCAGTGTCTGGACAACCTGCTCATGTTCATACCAAAGGTGCACTTTAAGATGCAGGGGGCTCTGAGCAGAGAGGCGGAACGATGGAGCGAGGTTCTGGGGGAGGAGACACTCGGCTATCTGTCCGGAAGAAGCCCGGCACCGCTGCTGCTCACCGCCATGCAGACTATTCTGAGGCAGCTCAGCCCGTCCACATTCCCGGACAGCCTGCACCAGCTACCCATCCCGTCCTCCCTCAAACCCCCGGGCCTGCCTGAGGGCCAGTTGGACAACAAGAGGGATATGTAG